Sequence from the Candidatus Deferrimicrobiaceae bacterium genome:
GACGTGGGCGAGGAGGAAGGGACGCTCGAGCCCGGCGAGAAGACGCTCATCCACAACATCTTCGAGCTGACCGAGCAGCGCGCGGGAGAGGTCATGACGCCGCTGGCCGACGTGTTCATGGTGCCCGCGGGGATGCCCTACGCCGAGCTTCTGGCGCAGGTCAACCGCTACCGCCGGTCGCGCATCCCTGTTTACGAGGGGGATCGGCAGAACGTGGTCGGGATCCTCTACGTCAAGGAGCTGCTCCCCGCCGTCGCCGAAGGGGCGCCCGACGTCGACTGGAGACCGCTCGCGACCCCGCCCTTCGTCGTCCCGGCCTCGAAGAAGCTGCCGCTCCTGCTGCGGCAGTTCCAGCAACGCAAGATCCACATGGCGCTGGTCGTCGACGAGTTCGGCGAGATCGTCGGCATCATCACGCTTGAAGACGTCCTCGAGGAGCTGTTCGGCGAGATCATGGAGGAACACGACCGCGAGGAGCGCGAGGTGACGCCGGGGCCCGGGGGATCCCACCGGGTGCTGGGCAAGATGCCGATCCACCGGTTCAACGCGCGGTTCGGCACCGGCCTTCCCGACGAAGAGTGGGACACGGTCGCCGGGCTGCTCCTCCACGCCTTTGGGCGGGTGCCTTCGCGCGGCGACGCGATCGTCCTGGGGGGCTTGCGCTTCGGCATCGAACGGCTCAAGGGCATCCGGATCGTCGAAGTGTCGGTCACGCCAGTGACCGGGGGAAAGGAGTAAACGGTGGAGCTCGCGCTGGCCATCATGGCCTGCCTCCTGATGGAGGGGATCTTCACCGGGGCCGAGATGGTGCTCATCTCGGCCGACCGGAACAAGCTGATGGAGCGCGCCCGCCGCGGCGACGGCGGCGCCGTCATCGCGCTCGAGCTGCTCGGCCGCCCCGACAAGGCGATCGCGACCACGCTGACCGGCACCAACATCTTCGTCGTCCTCAGCACGGTCCTGACCACTTCCCGGCTCCTTCCCGCGTTGGGCCCGCGCGCCTCGCTCGCCGCGATCGCCATCGTCACGCCGCTCGTCATCCTGCTGGGCGAGATCGTCCCGAAAAGCTTCGCCGTGCCCCGGGCCGACCGGCTGGCGGGAAGCGCGGCCCGCTTCATCCGGGTCGCCGGATATCCCCTCTACCCGATCGTGGCCGTCGTCTCGTTCCTGGGCCGCCTGTTCGCGAAGCCGTTCGGGGGGACCGAGCCGATCCACGGCGCGGTCACGCGGGAGGACCTCCGGCTGATCCTCAAGATGAGCCGCGCGGGCTCCGACGTCGAGCCGCACGAGCGGACGATGGTGCGCCGCGTGTTCCACTTCGGAGAGCTGATCGTGGGGGACATCCACCGGGCGCTTCCCCAGGTCGCCGCGCTTCCCGAGACTGCGACCTGCCGCGACGCCGCGCTGCTGGCGGCGCGAAGCGGCTATTCCCGCTATCCCGTCTACCGGGATCGACTCGACCATATCGTCGGGTTCCTGCACGTGCTCGACACCGTGGGAAAGAACCCGGGCGAGCCCGTGCAGCCTCTCCTGCGCAAGGCGCTCTTCGTCCCCGAGCTGATGCACGTCGACGATCTGATGGCGGCGTTCCGCAAGGCGGCCACCTCGTTCGCCGTCGTGGTCGACGAGTTCGGCGGCGTGACCGGGATCGTCACTGCCGAGGACGTGGTCGAGGAAGTGGTCGGCGAGATCGAGGACGAGTACGACCGCGGGCGCGAGACGCCGCGCAAGGTGGGCGAGGGTTCCTTCCTCGTCTCGGCCCGGACCGAGCTTGCGCGTCTCGAGGAGTCGGTCGGCATCCGTCCGCCTCACGGCGATTACACGACGCTGGGCGGATTGTTGATAGACCTGGCCGGGAAGATCCCCGCGGCGGGCGAATCGTACCGGATTCCCGGCGCGGTTCTCACCGTGGTCCGCGCTTCCGACCGGGCGGTGACGCAGGTGCGCATCAGGATCGAAACGACGAAGGAGGATTCGCGATGACCCCGGAAAAACTCAAGACGCTTCTCAAGGACGTGGCCGCGGGCAAGAAGAGCCCCGACGACGCCTACGAGAACCTGAGCACGATGCACTACGAAAGCCTCGGCGACGCGCACGTCGACCACCATAGGGCGATCCGGCAGGGGATGCCGGAAACGATCTTCGGCGAGGGCAAATCGTCGGCGCAGATCCTCTCCATCGCGCGGGCGATGCGCAAGGCCGGCTCCGACGTGCTGATCACCCGGATCGACGAGGCGAACGGGAAGGTGATCCGCAAGCATTTCCGCGAGGCCGTGATCCACCCGAAGGCGCGCTGCGCGGTGATCCGCTCGAAAGAGCCGGAAATGGTGGGCAAGGGGACCGTGCTTGTCATCACCGCAGGCACCTCCGACGTGCCGGTCGCCGAGGAGGCGGCGCTTACCGCCGAGTTCATGGGCAACAAGGTCGAGCGGCTCTTCGATGTCGGGGTCGCCGGCATCCACCGGCTGCTGATGCAGAAGAAGGCGCTGACCGGGGCGCGCGTCATCGTCGTCGTCGCGGGCATGGAAGGCGCGCTGGCCTCGGTCGTCGGCGGCCTGACCGACAAGCCGGTCATCGCGGTGCCGACCAGCATCGGATACGGCGCGTCGTTCGGCGGCATCGCCGCGCTGCTCGGCATGCTCAACTCGTGTTCGCCGACCGTCTCGGTCGTCAACATCGACAACGGCTTCGGCGCCGGCGTCTACGCGTCGGTCATCAACCGGCTTTAGGAGGCGAGGGAGCCATGTCCGGCAACATCCTTTATTTCGACTGCTTCACCGGCATCGCGGGCGACATGACGTGCGCCGCGCTGCTGTCGCTCACCGGCGCCGAGAAGGAGCTGCGCAAGGGCTTGAAGGGGCTGCCTGTTTCCGGCTATGCGCTCAAGGTCGACCGGGCATCGTCGTGCGGGATCGCCGGGCTGCGCGTCGACGTCAACGTGTCGGCCAAGAAGGCGCACGCGCGGCACCTGCCAGAGATCGTCGACCTGCTCCGGAAGTCGGCGCTGCCTCCGGGGGCGAAGGCGCGGGCCGAACGCGCATTCGACCTGTTGGGCACGGCCGAGGCCGCGGTGCACGGCACGACGAAGGACAAGGTGCATTTCCACGAGGTCGGCGCGGTCGACGCGATCGTCGACATCGCCTCGGGCTGCTTCCTGTTCGACCTTCTCGGCAATCCGCGGGCGTTCTGCTCGGCGCTGCCCGGCGGGTCGGGCGAGGCGTGGTCCGAGCACGGCAAGATCCCGGTGCCGGGGCCCGCGACGCTGGCGCTCCTGACCGGCGCGAAGTGGCGCCTCGGCGAGGGCGAGGGCGAGCTGGTGACGCCGACCGGCGCGGCGCTGCTGCGCGCCTTCGAGGCGTCGTTCGAAAAGCCGCCCGAGATGACGGTGCGGCGCGTGGGCACCGGCCTCGGCCACAAGGAATTCCCCGGCCGGCCCAACTGCCTGCGGGTGGTCGAAGGCGAGACGACCGGCGCGGGGCCGGGGCGCGACCGGGTGCTCGAGATCGAGGCGAACATCGACGACATGAATCCGCAGCGCTTCGAGCTGCTGATGGCGCGCGCTTTCGAGGCGGGCGCGCTCGATGTGGCCATCCTGCCCGCGACGATGAAAAAGGGGCGGCCGGGCTGGCTGTTGCGCATCCTGTGCCCCGAGGAGGATCTCGAGATCGTCTCTGCGGCGGTCTTCTCGCTGTCCACCTCGATCGGGCTGCGCTACCACGCCTGCGACCGGCTGACGCTGTCGCGGACGGTCGTGATGGTCGAGACGGCCTATGGCCCCCTCCGGGTCAAGGAGATCGCGCTGCCGGACGGGACACGTCGCGGGGCGCCCGAGTACGACGACGTGAAAAAGATCGTGCAGTCGGGCAAGGCGTCTTTCGAGGAGGCGGCCCGGGCCGCGGAAGAGGGCTGGCGGAAGCTTCGACGGTAGCGTCGCCGCAGCTTCGCACGTCGACTCCCAAGGTGGATTGGGAATAATATTTCCCGAGTTCGGTTGTTAATTACCGTATGCCGCACCTTCCTCCCGTTCGGCGCAAGGCCTCCTTCTGCGCCAAGTCGTTTGATTCCCGGTTACTTGCGACCCCGCCCCTTTCCTGCCATATCCCCCGGCGCATAAATTGCTTGCGCTCCAAAGAATCAGCCGTTCTTGCCCGGCCGGTCCGGGGGGAGGTCGCTGCATGGAATAGCGATGCCAGACGCGCGCAGACCTTATCTCTGAAATCATCGATCGATCGTAAGGAAAGAGAGGTTCCTCGATGTCCATTGGCCAGGAACTGTCGTCCATCGATTTCCAGTCCATGATCGGCGGCCCGCTCAACGCCGTCATCAAGGCGCAGGCGCAATCGGCCCAGACCTCGGTCGACTTCATCAAGAGCGTCGGGTTCAACGCGGCCGATGCCGCGACCGACCCGGGCAAGCCGACGATGGTCACCTTCACGTACGACAAGCCCATCGAGACGAAGGACGCCGCCGGCGTCATCACGGTCACGCCCACCCCCTTCCGGCTGACCGTGCCCATTCTCACGATGCTGCCCATCCCCTACATCCGGGTCGAAGAGGTCACGATCGACTTCAACGCGAAGATCAATTCCGTCGTCGAGTCGACGACCACCTCCTCCTCCGAGCTCAATGCCTCGCTGGCGGTCAAGGGCGGGTGGGGCCCGGTCTCCGCGGAATTGAAATGCAGCTACAGCACCAAGAAATCGACCTCGGCGACCGACAAGACCGAGCGTACCTACAGCCTGATCATCCACGTCCGCGCCGTCCAGGACGAGCTGCCGGCGGGCCTTGAGAAGCTGCTGGGCGTCCTCGAGAACAGCATCAAGGAAGTCAAGGCGGCCTGATCGCCGATTGACCGGCGGGCAAGGGCGATCCTCCGAACGATCGCCCTTGCCTGCAAGCAGAATCGAAAAGGAGGCAACGCGTGGCGGATCTCGGGGAGCTGATGGGGGCGATGATGGCCGGATTGATCCGCGCGCGTCGGGTTGCCGACGAGCAGACGGCGTCGCTGGCGGAATACTACAAGGACAATCCGCTGCTCGAGGGGCTGTCGATCCCGCGCATCCGGATTCCCGAGATGACGATCGACCTGCCGCTGCTGATCGAGGATTCCACGTCGGCCCAGGCCGGAGAGATGGAAGCGCCCGCCAAGATCGCGGCCGCGGTCGAGGCCCAGATGAAGGCAACGCTGGCGAAGAACAACATCCGCATCGCCCCGGCGTTCAACAAGCCGTTCCTCGAGGCCGTCAAGGGCCGGCTGGCGTCGCTGAAGGATGCGGGCGGGCCGGTCACGAAGGAATCGGTGGTGCGCGGCGTCCAGGAGGCGTTCGCCGATACGCTGGCCGGCACGGGCACGACGCTCGGCACGCCCGAGAAGGAGGCCATCGCGAAGGAGCTCCGGCTCCGCGTCGCGGCCATAAGCCTGGTCAAGGAGCCGGTGATGCCGGGCATCCAGGCCAACATCCGGACGGCCGACGTCAAGGAGCGCGCCTCTGCCCAGAACGTGGTCCGTCTCAAGATCACCCTCAAGGAAGAGGGGCTCGAATGGGCGACCCAAGCGAGCGACACGGGCGGCGTGATCCGCACGCTCCAGCCCGAATAGCGCCCCTTCCCCTGAAAAAGGAGGCCGGCCGATGCAATGCATTCTGCGGGAAAAGCTGGTGGCGCAGGCGGTGCTCCTGTCGGCCGTCAGCCAGGTCTACCGCACCGAGAGCAACCGCTTCGTCGAGGCCTACCTCGCCTGGCTGGAGGCGGCCGAGAAGGATCTGGCCGGCCTGCGTGCGCCGATCGGCATCCTGCTGCAGTCCGAGAAAAGCGCGCTGATCTCGGTGCTCGACGGCTACGTGCCGGGACACGTCCAGCCCGGGCGGAACCTCCGGAAAATAATGAAGGCCGCGGCCGCCCAGTCGCTCGAACGGATCTCCCGCGAGATCTTTTCGAAGGTCGAGCACATCGACCAGGAGCTCGGGCAGCAAAGCGAAAAGATGTGCCACGCCGTCGCGGTCCTGTTGTCCAAGTCGCCCGAGATCGTCCCGCTGCTCGATCCGGCCCAGCCGGGGATCGACAAGGTCTGGCATCTGCTCGGCGCGACGCCCGAGACCGCGTCGATGTATCACTACTTCAGCGCGAAGCTCGCCGTATCCGACCGGAACTACCTCCTCGGCGACATCCTCCAGAAGATCGTCGCCAACCGGGTCCCTGCCTGAGCCGAAGTCCGATGCTCGGGCGGTCTAATTATTTACTGAATAATTCGATTATTTGAGGAAACGAATGGCCAGGCACGGACCCCGATCGGGGATAAAGTGTCAATCCGCTGGATTTCCGGAGGGTTTTTCAGGGCATTCGTGAGGCATGACGGTTGCAAAGATTCTGTATCCGATCAGGCTGCCCAAGGAGGACGCGATGAATCCACGCATGGCATCACGAATGGCCGCGCTCTTGACCACGATGGCTTTCCTGTTTTCAGGGTGTGTGGAGGACACCGTTCCGATCGACACGTCGCACGCGGTCGTCGCCTGGAACGACCTGGGCATGCATTGCATGGACAACGACTATTCCGTGTTCGCCATCCTGCCCCCCTACAACAACCTGCACGCCCAGGTCGTCAACCGGTCGACCGGCAAGGAGGTCACCTCCGGGATCTCGGTCACCTACCAGGCCACAAAGGATACGCGGAGTTCCATCAACACCACCAGCGTGGGCAAGACCAACTTCTGGAGCTACGTCGGCGACCTGTTCGGGGTGACGCTGCCGCCGGATACGGGCCTGGCAGGCAACCGGACTCCGAGCCGCTCCCCGGCCGCGATGGCCTACGACAACGTGAAGGGGTTCTGGAAGGCCGACGGAATCCCCATCGTGTGCACCGATGACGCGGGCCAGACGGACTACTACCCGATGGTGAAAGTGGTTGTGAAAAACGGGCGGGGCGAGACCATCGCAACGACGAAAACCGTGCTCCCGGTCAGCAACGAGATGACGTGCAAGGGGTGCCACTCCTCCAACGTGGGCGGCGCCGTGGATGCCCTTCCGGCGGCGGGATGGGCCTTCGACCCCAACCTCGAAAAAGACTGGAAGCTGAATATCCTCCGGATCCACGACGACCGGAATTTCGCCGATCCCGCCCGCGCGGCCGTATACGCGGGTGTGCTTTCGGCGAATGGATTCGACGGGACGGGGCTCGAGAACACCGTCAGGCTATCCGGGAAGCCGGTCCTTTGCGCACAATGCCATCGCTCGAATGCCCTGGGAACAGCCGGAGCCGTAGGCGTCAAGCCGCTGACTGCGGCGATGCACACCCACCACGCGCCCGTGATGCAGGACTCCACGGGCATGCCGCTCGACGACGGGACCGACCGTACGGCGTGCTACTGCTGCCACCCCGGTTCCATCACGCAATGTCTGCGCGGGACGATGGGAAATGCCGTGGACGCCTCGGGGAACCCGTTGATCCAGTGCCAGAGTTGCCACGGGAACATGTCCGCCGTCGGGGCGTCCACGCGGCAAGGTTGGCTCGACATGCCCGACTGCCGGTACTGCCACTACCAGTCGTCCGCCAAGGGAAGCTACGTGCGCGACAACACGGTCTTCGACGCGGCCGGAGGATACCGGCAAGCGACGGGAATCTTCGGAAGCCCCGGGCTTTATAAGGTTTCCGCCGGGCACGGCCGGATCCAGTGCGAGGGATGCCACGGCCCCACGCACGCCGAGTATGCGTGCTCCGAGGCGAACGATAATGTCCAGAGCACCGCGCTTCAGGGATATGCCGGAAAGATCACGGAATGCGAGGTCTGCCACGTCCGAGTTCCACTCACGAAGAACGGCGGTCCCCACGGCGTTCACACCCTGGGAGAGAGCTGGGTCGCGCTGCACGGTCCTTTCGTGAAGAGCGATCCCGCATACTGCGCGACTTGTCATGGCGCCGATTTCCGGGGAACGTTCCTTTCGAAGGTTCCGGTCGGGAGATTCTTCAACCAAGGGCCATTGGGGCGAATCACCCTCGCGCGGGGGCATTTGGTGAGCTGCTTCGATTGCCACTCCCGGCGGACCTGGTAACGGCGTCGCCGTACCGGGCGCATTGACCCGTCCGCGGAGAAAGTGATGTAATCGCCTATCCCCTCCGGAAACGAGGTCTCTTGGCCAAGGCAAAGACAGAGTACGCCTGCACGCAGTGCGGCACCGTTTCGCCCAAGTGGGTGGGGCAGTGCCCGGGGTGCGGGCAGTGGAGCACGATGGTCGAGGAAACCGTCGCGGCGGCGCCGAAATACACCGGGCGCTCGTTCGAGGATTTCCCCGTCTCGAAGCCGGTAAAGCTGTCCGAGGTGTCCGAGAGCGCGTCGGCGCGCACCGGTAGCGGCATCGTCGAGTTCGACCGAGTGATGGGGGGCGGCGTGGTCCCCGCGTCGGCGACGCTGATCGGCGGCGATCCCGGCATCGGGAAGTCGACGCTCCTGCTGCAGGTCGCGAAGGGGCTGGCGTCCGCGGGCAAGCCGATCCTCTACGCGTCGGGCGAGGAGTCCGAGGCGCAGATCAAGATGCGGGCGGCGCGGATGGGGATCGACGGCGGGTCGATCTACCTGATGGCCGAGACGTCGCTCGAGCGGATCGTGCAGGCGACGGGCGACCTCGCTCCCGCGGCGCTGGTCGTCGACTCGATCCAGACCGTCTTCACGGGCGAGCTGCCGGGGGCGCCCGGCTCGGTCGGTCAGGTGCGCGAGTGCGCGGGGCGGCTGGTGTTCTTCGGCAAGAAGGCGGGCATCTCGGTCTTCCTCGTCGGGCACGTGACGAAGGAAGGGGCGATCGCGGGGCCGCGGGTGCTCGAGCACCTCGTCGACACGGTGCTCTACTTCGAGGGGGAAAAAGGCCACCCGTACCGGATCCTCAAGGCGGTGAAGAATCGCTTCGGCTCGACCAACGAGATCGGCGTCTTCGAGATGCGGACGACCGGCCTCTCGGAGGTCGCCGACCCGTCGGGCATGTTTCTCTCCGAGCGCAACGGCGACACGTCGGGCACCACCGTCTTCCCGGCCAT
This genomic interval carries:
- the radA gene encoding DNA repair protein RadA — encoded protein: MAKAKTEYACTQCGTVSPKWVGQCPGCGQWSTMVEETVAAAPKYTGRSFEDFPVSKPVKLSEVSESASARTGSGIVEFDRVMGGGVVPASATLIGGDPGIGKSTLLLQVAKGLASAGKPILYASGEESEAQIKMRAARMGIDGGSIYLMAETSLERIVQATGDLAPAALVVDSIQTVFTGELPGAPGSVGQVRECAGRLVFFGKKAGISVFLVGHVTKEGAIAGPRVLEHLVDTVLYFEGEKGHPYRILKAVKNRFGSTNEIGVFEMRTTGLSEVADPSGMFLSERNGDTSGTTVFPAIEGTRPLLVEVQALASQSYLAMPRRTVLGADTNRVILLCAILEKKAGLALYNQDIFVNVAGGIKIDEPAADLALLCAVAASFRDQTIPAGTAIFGEVGLGGEVRAVSQAESRLNEASKMGFTRAILPASNAERLGTKFPLTLAPVHDIREALAAAWKK
- a CDS encoding hemolysin family protein, with the protein product MEFVLIPLLLIVSAFFAASETAFFALRRVDLLRWKEEGNRVGGLIEKMLAAPSSLITTIFIGNEIANVSISSLITGLVLPLYPRYGKLIATAVGMLLILVVGDIGPKSIVWPRAGAFSLVAVRPFRAFARVVAPVRFVLEGLARGILALLGGGTLSSTWGVLSEREFRALVDVGEEEGTLEPGEKTLIHNIFELTEQRAGEVMTPLADVFMVPAGMPYAELLAQVNRYRRSRIPVYEGDRQNVVGILYVKELLPAVAEGAPDVDWRPLATPPFVVPASKKLPLLLRQFQQRKIHMALVVDEFGEIVGIITLEDVLEELFGEIMEEHDREEREVTPGPGGSHRVLGKMPIHRFNARFGTGLPDEEWDTVAGLLLHAFGRVPSRGDAIVLGGLRFGIERLKGIRIVEVSVTPVTGGKE
- the larC gene encoding nickel pincer cofactor biosynthesis protein LarC; its protein translation is MSGNILYFDCFTGIAGDMTCAALLSLTGAEKELRKGLKGLPVSGYALKVDRASSCGIAGLRVDVNVSAKKAHARHLPEIVDLLRKSALPPGAKARAERAFDLLGTAEAAVHGTTKDKVHFHEVGAVDAIVDIASGCFLFDLLGNPRAFCSALPGGSGEAWSEHGKIPVPGPATLALLTGAKWRLGEGEGELVTPTGAALLRAFEASFEKPPEMTVRRVGTGLGHKEFPGRPNCLRVVEGETTGAGPGRDRVLEIEANIDDMNPQRFELLMARAFEAGALDVAILPATMKKGRPGWLLRILCPEEDLEIVSAAVFSLSTSIGLRYHACDRLTLSRTVVMVETAYGPLRVKEIALPDGTRRGAPEYDDVKKIVQSGKASFEEAARAAEEGWRKLRR
- the larB gene encoding nickel pincer cofactor biosynthesis protein LarB, with the translated sequence MTPEKLKTLLKDVAAGKKSPDDAYENLSTMHYESLGDAHVDHHRAIRQGMPETIFGEGKSSAQILSIARAMRKAGSDVLITRIDEANGKVIRKHFREAVIHPKARCAVIRSKEPEMVGKGTVLVITAGTSDVPVAEEAALTAEFMGNKVERLFDVGVAGIHRLLMQKKALTGARVIVVVAGMEGALASVVGGLTDKPVIAVPTSIGYGASFGGIAALLGMLNSCSPTVSVVNIDNGFGAGVYASVINRL
- a CDS encoding hemolysin family protein, translated to MELALAIMACLLMEGIFTGAEMVLISADRNKLMERARRGDGGAVIALELLGRPDKAIATTLTGTNIFVVLSTVLTTSRLLPALGPRASLAAIAIVTPLVILLGEIVPKSFAVPRADRLAGSAARFIRVAGYPLYPIVAVVSFLGRLFAKPFGGTEPIHGAVTREDLRLILKMSRAGSDVEPHERTMVRRVFHFGELIVGDIHRALPQVAALPETATCRDAALLAARSGYSRYPVYRDRLDHIVGFLHVLDTVGKNPGEPVQPLLRKALFVPELMHVDDLMAAFRKAATSFAVVVDEFGGVTGIVTAEDVVEEVVGEIEDEYDRGRETPRKVGEGSFLVSARTELARLEESVGIRPPHGDYTTLGGLLIDLAGKIPAAGESYRIPGAVLTVVRASDRAVTQVRIRIETTKEDSR
- a CDS encoding DUF2589 domain-containing protein; the encoded protein is MSIGQELSSIDFQSMIGGPLNAVIKAQAQSAQTSVDFIKSVGFNAADAATDPGKPTMVTFTYDKPIETKDAAGVITVTPTPFRLTVPILTMLPIPYIRVEEVTIDFNAKINSVVESTTTSSSELNASLAVKGGWGPVSAELKCSYSTKKSTSATDKTERTYSLIIHVRAVQDELPAGLEKLLGVLENSIKEVKAA